In a single window of the Thiohalophilus sp. genome:
- a CDS encoding tryptophan--tRNA ligase, whose protein sequence is MTALPNQKQRVLSGMRPTGALHLGHYHGVLKNWIKLQHEYECYFFVADWHALTTHYEDPQIIEQSVWEMVIDWLSVGVNQGSATLFIQSRVPEHAELHLLLSMITPLGWLERVPSFKDQQEKLKERDLATYGFLGYPLLQSADILMYRAGLVPVGEDQVAHVELTREVARRFNHLYGREPGFEEKVEAAIKKMGKKNAKLYQELRRRYQEQGDDEALHTARALLDDQQNISLGDRERLFGYLEGGGRIILPEPDSLLTPAPRLPGLDGQKMSKSYHNTISLREDPDAVEKKLRTMPTDPARVRRTDPGDPEKCPVWKLHQVYSNDEVREWVQQGCTSAGIGCLECKGPVIDAIRAELAPIHERAREYQEDTGLVRKIIHEGCDKARDAARQTLQEVRQAMGLEYR, encoded by the coding sequence TTGACTGCCTTGCCCAATCAGAAACAACGTGTGCTGTCCGGCATGCGGCCGACCGGTGCCCTGCATCTGGGCCATTACCACGGGGTGCTGAAAAACTGGATCAAACTGCAGCATGAGTACGAGTGCTACTTTTTTGTCGCTGACTGGCACGCCCTGACGACCCATTACGAGGATCCGCAGATCATCGAACAGAGTGTCTGGGAGATGGTCATCGACTGGCTCTCGGTGGGGGTCAATCAGGGCTCGGCCACGCTGTTCATCCAGTCCCGGGTGCCGGAACACGCCGAGCTGCATCTGCTGTTGTCGATGATCACACCGCTGGGCTGGCTGGAGCGGGTCCCCAGCTTCAAGGACCAGCAGGAGAAGCTCAAGGAGCGGGATCTGGCCACCTACGGCTTTCTGGGCTATCCGCTGCTGCAAAGCGCCGACATCCTGATGTACAGGGCCGGCCTGGTGCCGGTGGGCGAGGACCAGGTGGCCCACGTGGAGCTGACCCGCGAGGTCGCGCGCCGGTTTAACCATTTATATGGCCGCGAGCCGGGCTTCGAGGAAAAGGTTGAGGCGGCGATCAAGAAAATGGGCAAGAAAAACGCCAAACTCTATCAGGAACTGCGCCGCCGCTACCAGGAGCAGGGCGACGACGAGGCGCTGCACACCGCCCGGGCGCTGCTGGACGATCAGCAGAATATTTCCCTGGGCGATCGGGAGCGGCTGTTCGGCTATCTGGAGGGCGGCGGTCGCATTATCCTGCCCGAGCCCGACAGCCTGCTGACCCCGGCACCCAGGCTGCCCGGTCTGGACGGGCAGAAAATGTCCAAGTCGTATCACAATACAATCTCGTTGCGCGAAGATCCCGACGCAGTCGAGAAAAAACTGCGCACCATGCCGACCGATCCGGCCCGCGTGCGACGCACCGATCCCGGCGATCCAGAAAAATGCCCGGTGTGGAAACTCCATCAGGTATACTCCAACGACGAGGTACGCGAGTGGGTACAGCAGGGTTGCACCAGCGCCGGTATCGGCTGCCTGGAGTGCAAGGGGCCGGTGATCGACGCGATCCGGGCGGAGCTGGCGCCGATCCACGAACGTGCCAGGGAATATCAAGAGGATACGGGGCTGGTGCGCAAGATTATCCACGAAGGCTGTGACAAGGCCCGGGATGCGGCGCGCCAGACATTGCAGGAAGTCCGGCAGGCCATGGGCCTGGAGTATCGCTGA
- a CDS encoding AraC family transcriptional regulator produces MPDSSRTPEPSPVQHHDYPPPAPLRPFVRRILHSYSAEATSTTIAVPPTGAHYITHVYGAPMQMQYSYNADQPCPALFVGGQLKSEVPVARIDGKVGLLGIEFYPTGFYRLFRQDCSAFTDCMTDFARVVPEHAAALNEALSLKTDTTSRLETLEHFLSHFADNAEQTPGIDQAVALIENQGGYLRVEELAQKCHWSPKQLYRYFMKIVGVSPKHFAKIVQINGVVAQIHAGSYEGLHQLALQCGYYDQAHFIRDFQRLIGTNPLAFLQHPDPFLKTYLGRVGSPDS; encoded by the coding sequence ATGCCCGACAGTAGCCGAACGCCAGAGCCGTCCCCCGTTCAACACCATGACTATCCGCCCCCGGCACCGCTTCGACCGTTTGTTCGCCGGATCCTGCACAGTTACAGCGCCGAGGCGACATCCACGACCATCGCCGTTCCGCCCACGGGCGCGCACTATATTACGCATGTCTACGGCGCGCCCATGCAGATGCAATATTCCTATAACGCCGACCAGCCGTGTCCCGCGTTGTTCGTCGGCGGTCAGCTCAAAAGTGAAGTCCCCGTCGCGCGAATTGACGGCAAGGTGGGTCTGTTGGGTATCGAATTTTACCCGACGGGCTTTTATCGTCTTTTTCGGCAAGACTGCAGCGCCTTCACCGATTGCATGACCGATTTTGCCCGGGTCGTTCCCGAGCATGCCGCGGCATTGAACGAAGCGCTCTCCCTCAAGACAGACACAACAAGTCGGCTCGAAACCCTCGAACACTTTCTCTCCCATTTTGCCGACAACGCCGAACAAACCCCCGGCATCGATCAGGCGGTTGCCTTGATCGAAAATCAGGGGGGCTATCTGCGCGTTGAAGAGCTGGCCCAAAAATGTCACTGGAGCCCCAAACAGTTATACAGGTATTTCATGAAGATAGTCGGGGTTTCCCCCAAGCATTTCGCCAAGATTGTGCAGATCAATGGGGTCGTGGCCCAAATTCATGCCGGCAGTTACGAGGGATTGCACCAGCTCGCCCTGCAGTGCGGCTACTACGACCAGGCGCACTTTATCCGTGATTTTCAGCGCCTGATCGGAACCAATCCGCTCGCTTTTTTACAACATCCGGACCCGTTTTTGAAAACCTACCTCGGTCGGGTGGGATCACCCGACAGCTGA
- a CDS encoding L-threonylcarbamoyladenylate synthase: MSQFFQIHPVDPQPRLIRQAVELLRQGAVIVYPTDSAYALGCHLEDKKAMDRIRRIRQVDDKHNFTLVCGDLSQISAYAKLTNNTLFRILNSHTPGPYTFILNATSEVPRRLLHPRRRTIGIRIPDNAIAQALVAELGEPIMSSSLILPGETMPLTDPEEIREQLEHQVDLVIDGGHCGFEPSTVVDMTDEVPRVVRRGKGESEPFERG, translated from the coding sequence ATGAGCCAGTTTTTCCAGATTCATCCGGTCGACCCCCAGCCGCGGCTGATTCGCCAGGCGGTGGAGCTGCTGCGCCAGGGGGCGGTCATCGTCTATCCGACCGACTCGGCCTACGCGCTGGGCTGTCATCTGGAGGACAAGAAGGCGATGGATCGGATCCGCCGCATTCGCCAGGTGGACGACAAACACAACTTCACCCTGGTGTGCGGTGATCTCTCCCAGATCAGCGCCTACGCCAAACTGACCAACAACACCCTGTTCCGGATCCTCAACAGCCACACACCGGGGCCGTACACTTTTATTCTTAACGCCACCAGCGAGGTGCCGCGCCGGCTGCTGCACCCCAGGCGGCGCACCATCGGCATTCGCATCCCCGACAACGCCATCGCCCAGGCGCTGGTGGCCGAGCTGGGCGAGCCGATCATGAGTTCGAGCCTGATCCTCCCCGGCGAGACCATGCCCCTGACTGATCCCGAGGAAATTCGCGAGCAGCTGGAGCACCAGGTGGATCTGGTCATCGACGGCGGCCACTGCGGTTTCGAGCCCAGTACCGTGGTCGACATGACCGACGAGGTCCCCCGGGTGGTGCGCCGCGGCAAGGGCGAGAGCGAACCCTTCGAGCGGGGCTGA
- the rluB gene encoding 23S rRNA pseudouridine(2605) synthase RluB, with amino-acid sequence MAERVQKVLAQAGYGSRREIESWIEQGRIEINGQPAKLGDRVEAEDEIRLNGKPVRRTLDLAPRRILLYNKPEGEICSRNDPEGRPTVFDKLPPVKNGRWIVVGRLDINSSGLILFTTDGELANRLMHPSYEIEREYAVRVLGEFSDEARRQLRAGVQLDDGPARFDDIVDGGGQGVNHWYYVLLHEGRNREVRRLFEQVGVTVNRLIRTRFGNLFLPRRVPQGKWQELGEKDINNVLKLVGMDEALPKPPRARKKTVRKKQAKKKTARQQGR; translated from the coding sequence ATGGCCGAACGCGTACAGAAAGTCCTGGCCCAGGCCGGCTACGGCTCACGCCGGGAAATCGAATCCTGGATTGAGCAGGGCCGCATTGAAATCAACGGCCAGCCGGCCAAACTCGGCGACCGGGTCGAAGCGGAGGACGAGATCCGGCTCAACGGCAAGCCGGTGCGCCGCACCCTCGATCTCGCCCCGCGCCGCATCCTGCTCTATAACAAACCCGAAGGCGAAATCTGCAGCCGCAACGATCCCGAAGGCCGACCCACGGTATTCGACAAGCTGCCGCCGGTGAAAAACGGCCGCTGGATCGTCGTCGGTCGCCTGGACATTAACTCCTCCGGCCTGATCCTGTTCACCACCGACGGGGAGCTGGCCAATCGCCTGATGCACCCCTCCTATGAGATCGAACGCGAGTATGCCGTACGCGTGCTGGGCGAATTCTCCGACGAGGCGCGTCGCCAGTTGCGCGCCGGCGTTCAGCTGGACGACGGCCCGGCCCGTTTCGACGACATCGTCGACGGCGGCGGGCAGGGCGTCAATCACTGGTATTACGTGCTGCTGCACGAAGGGCGCAACCGGGAAGTGCGGCGCCTGTTCGAACAGGTGGGCGTCACCGTCAATCGTCTGATTCGCACCCGCTTCGGCAACCTGTTTCTGCCGCGTCGTGTGCCGCAGGGCAAGTGGCAGGAACTGGGCGAAAAAGATATCAACAATGTCCTGAAGCTGGTCGGCATGGACGAAGCCCTGCCCAAACCGCCGCGCGCCCGAAAAAAGACAGTCCGCAAAAAACAGGCAAAGAAAAAAACCGCCCGCCAGCAAGGCCGGTAA
- the scpB gene encoding SMC-Scp complex subunit ScpB: MTEQELKRIIEAILFAADDPVNLSQLQAVFAEDDGPDAEAIKAAIAALQEDYAEHSLALREIRSGYRFQVKQDYANWVSRLWEEKPSRYSRAVLETLALIAYRQPITRGEIEEVRGVSVSTQIIKTLQEREWVKVVGHRDVPGKPALYATTREFLDYFNLKSLQDLPPLAELRDIDSINAELDWGDEGQQADAADSESEASTLDDVAGADSETDVDTDTDTDTDTDIEAEAETETETEAEAEAKTVAEAEQPAKAALQDEDADTDFEADVDSEEETGQEASRSSRVVSAEH; encoded by the coding sequence ATGACTGAACAGGAACTCAAACGCATTATCGAAGCCATACTGTTTGCCGCCGACGATCCGGTGAACCTGAGTCAGTTGCAGGCGGTCTTCGCCGAAGACGACGGGCCGGACGCCGAGGCGATCAAGGCGGCGATCGCCGCCCTGCAGGAAGATTACGCCGAACACAGTCTGGCGCTGCGCGAGATCCGCTCCGGGTATCGCTTTCAGGTTAAACAGGATTATGCCAACTGGGTCTCCCGGCTCTGGGAAGAGAAACCGAGCCGCTATTCGCGTGCCGTGCTTGAGACCCTGGCGCTGATCGCCTATCGCCAGCCGATCACCCGCGGGGAGATCGAGGAAGTGCGCGGGGTCAGCGTCAGCACCCAGATCATCAAGACCCTGCAGGAGCGTGAATGGGTCAAGGTGGTGGGCCATCGGGATGTGCCGGGCAAGCCGGCCCTGTATGCCACCACCCGCGAGTTTCTCGATTACTTCAACCTCAAGAGCCTGCAGGATCTGCCGCCGCTGGCCGAGCTGCGGGATATCGACTCCATCAACGCCGAACTCGACTGGGGCGATGAGGGGCAACAGGCTGACGCCGCTGACAGCGAGTCGGAAGCATCGACGCTGGATGACGTCGCCGGGGCGGACAGCGAGACTGACGTCGACACCGACACCGACACCGACACCGACACCGACATCGAAGCTGAAGCCGAAACCGAAACCGAAACCGAAGCCGAAGCCGAAGCCAAAACTGTCGCCGAGGCCGAACAGCCGGCGAAAGCGGCATTGCAGGATGAAGACGCCGATACCGACTTTGAAGCCGATGTCGACAGCGAGGAGGAAACCGGGCAGGAAGCAAGCCGATCCTCCCGGGTAGTGAGCGCCGAGCACTGA
- a CDS encoding YciI family protein, with protein MLYAIIAQDNADSLEPRLAARPAHLERLQQLKDQGRLILAGPHPAIDSEDPGPAGFSGSLIVAEFASQADARQWADADPYVAAGVYQSVTVKPFKKVFP; from the coding sequence ATGTTATACGCCATCATCGCTCAGGATAATGCCGACAGTCTGGAACCACGCCTGGCCGCGCGCCCGGCGCATCTGGAACGTTTGCAACAACTCAAGGACCAGGGGCGTCTGATCCTGGCCGGTCCGCATCCGGCCATCGACAGCGAAGACCCCGGTCCGGCCGGCTTCAGCGGATCGTTAATCGTCGCTGAATTCGCCTCGCAGGCAGACGCCCGACAATGGGCCGATGCCGATCCCTATGTCGCCGCCGGCGTCTATCAATCGGTTACCGTCAAACCTTTCAAGAAAGTGTTTCCGTAA
- a CDS encoding inner membrane-spanning protein YciB has protein sequence MKFLFDFFPILLFFIIYKLYGIYPATAVAIAGSILQNAFYWYRHRKFENMHLVTLALIIILGGATLLFQNKAFIMWKPTAVYWAFAVAFIASQFIGEKPLIQRMMGHAIEVPARIWRNANLSMALFSVLLGVANLYVANFYFVAEQALLAASDQAVNLENCAATYSGAAVELCQQAKSMESIWVNFKLFGMLVLSVIFLIGLGVYLSLHVTEPEEANPSPEPGNDS, from the coding sequence ATGAAGTTTCTGTTCGATTTTTTTCCCATACTGCTGTTTTTCATCATCTACAAGCTGTATGGCATTTACCCGGCTACCGCCGTGGCGATTGCCGGCTCCATTTTGCAGAACGCCTTCTACTGGTATCGGCATCGCAAATTCGAAAACATGCATCTGGTGACACTCGCGCTGATCATTATTCTCGGCGGCGCCACCCTGCTGTTCCAGAACAAGGCGTTTATTATGTGGAAGCCCACCGCGGTCTACTGGGCTTTTGCCGTCGCCTTTATCGCCAGCCAGTTCATCGGCGAAAAACCGCTGATCCAGCGCATGATGGGGCACGCCATCGAGGTGCCGGCGCGGATCTGGCGTAACGCCAATCTCAGCATGGCGCTGTTTTCGGTGCTGCTGGGGGTGGCCAATCTGTATGTCGCCAACTTCTATTTTGTCGCCGAACAGGCGCTGCTGGCGGCCAGCGATCAGGCCGTCAATCTGGAAAACTGCGCCGCCACCTACAGCGGCGCGGCGGTGGAACTGTGCCAGCAAGCCAAATCCATGGAATCGATCTGGGTAAACTTCAAACTTTTTGGTATGCTGGTACTCAGCGTGATTTTTCTCATCGGACTCGGTGTCTACCTGTCCCTGCACGTCACGGAGCCTGAAGAGGCCAACCCGTCACCCGAACCCGGCAACGACAGCTGA
- a CDS encoding PHP domain-containing protein: protein MTYRFDLHTHSTASDGTLSPTALVATAVEKGVDQLALTDHDTTAGLDEALAAARAQGIGLIPGIELSVSWAHQTLHVVGLHIDPAHPAMRRGIETQLGFRRWRAEEIGRRLEKAGIAGAYAGACQYASGELVGRTHFARFLVEQGHARDLKQVFKRYLVRGKPGHVPGEWATLAQALDWIQQSGGLAVIAHPARYKLSATRLRQLLGEFAELGGAALEVVSGSHSRDDMLRFGQLSQTWNLAASSGSDYHGPENPYRDIGRLPELPPGCRPVWECDAWARCTGVAA from the coding sequence ATGACATACCGATTCGATCTGCATACCCATTCCACCGCCTCCGACGGCACCCTGAGTCCCACCGCGCTGGTGGCCACGGCGGTGGAGAAGGGCGTCGATCAGCTGGCACTGACCGATCACGACACCACCGCCGGTCTCGACGAGGCACTGGCGGCGGCGCGCGCGCAGGGAATCGGCTTGATCCCCGGCATCGAGCTGTCCGTGAGCTGGGCGCACCAGACCCTGCATGTGGTCGGGCTGCATATCGATCCGGCCCATCCGGCGATGCGCCGGGGCATTGAGACCCAGCTGGGCTTTCGCCGCTGGCGGGCCGAGGAGATCGGCCGGCGGCTGGAGAAGGCCGGCATCGCCGGGGCTTACGCCGGCGCCTGCCAGTACGCCAGCGGTGAGCTGGTGGGGCGCACCCACTTTGCCCGCTTTCTGGTGGAACAGGGCCATGCCCGGGACCTCAAGCAGGTGTTCAAGCGCTATCTGGTCAGGGGCAAGCCGGGTCACGTGCCGGGCGAGTGGGCGACGCTGGCGCAGGCGCTGGACTGGATTCAGCAATCCGGCGGCCTGGCGGTGATCGCCCATCCGGCGCGCTACAAATTGAGCGCCACCCGGCTGCGCCAGTTGCTGGGTGAATTCGCCGAGCTGGGCGGGGCGGCGCTGGAGGTGGTCTCGGGCAGCCACAGCCGGGATGACATGCTGCGCTTTGGCCAGTTGAGCCAGACCTGGAATCTGGCCGCCTCCAGCGGCTCCGACTACCACGGCCCGGAGAATCCCTACCGGGATATCGGCCGCCTGCCCGAGTTGCCGCCCGGCTGCCGACCGGTCTGGGAGTGCGACGCCTGGGCCCGTTGCACCGGGGTGGCGGCATGA
- a CDS encoding ScpA family protein, whose protein sequence is MTETIEHHDSQEKPEQQEMPFAVVQGTPMTALPRDLYIPPDALEIFLAETFAGPLDLLLYLIKRQNLDILDLPIATITAQYMEYVGLMTELRLELAAEYLVMAAMLAEIKSRMLLPRPVSVEEEEGDPRAELVRRLQEYERFKKAAEDIDELPRVGRDVFPAEVKAPDLKVVRTPPEVDIKDVLAAFTDVMRRASMYEHHHIKMEPLSVRERMSRVLGAVKSDSFTDFNALFTLEEGRSGVVVTLLAILELLKQHLIEMVQTEAYGPIHVKAKQAENNQE, encoded by the coding sequence ATGACCGAGACCATCGAGCACCACGACAGCCAGGAAAAACCTGAGCAGCAGGAGATGCCTTTCGCCGTGGTGCAGGGCACGCCGATGACCGCGCTGCCCAGGGATCTCTATATTCCGCCCGATGCCCTGGAAATCTTTCTCGCGGAAACCTTCGCCGGGCCGCTGGATCTGCTGCTCTATCTGATCAAACGTCAGAACCTGGATATACTTGATCTGCCCATCGCCACCATCACCGCCCAGTATATGGAATATGTGGGCCTGATGACCGAGCTGCGCCTGGAACTGGCGGCGGAATACCTGGTGATGGCGGCCATGCTGGCCGAGATCAAATCGCGCATGCTGCTGCCGCGACCGGTGAGCGTGGAGGAGGAAGAGGGCGATCCACGCGCCGAACTGGTGCGCCGCCTGCAGGAATACGAACGCTTTAAAAAGGCCGCCGAGGATATCGACGAGCTGCCGCGGGTGGGGCGCGATGTGTTTCCCGCCGAGGTCAAGGCGCCCGATCTCAAGGTGGTGCGCACGCCGCCGGAGGTCGATATCAAGGATGTGCTGGCCGCGTTTACCGATGTCATGCGCCGCGCCTCCATGTACGAACACCATCATATCAAGATGGAACCGCTGTCGGTGCGCGAACGCATGTCGCGGGTGCTGGGGGCGGTCAAGTCCGACAGCTTTACCGATTTCAATGCGCTGTTTACCCTCGAAGAGGGACGCAGCGGCGTGGTCGTCACCCTGCTGGCGATCCTCGAATTGCTCAAACAACACCTGATCGAAATGGTCCAGACCGAAGCCTATGGGCCGATTCATGTCAAAGCCAAACAAGCCGAGAATAACCAGGAATAA